In Vanessa cardui chromosome 24, ilVanCard2.1, whole genome shotgun sequence, the genomic window GCCAATGTGTTCATTtacttcaacaaagttttcaaatgATTTTTGACTGAACTTTCTGAACACAAAACTGAGATAAAAGTGGTTTTAAGCTGATAAAAGGAATCTGGGGTTTGCTTTGATCAACCTAacctttttaattcaaaaaacgcaattaatttttgtgtaaatgttcactttttacaactataacctcaaatagtagtagtagtcataacaggagtgacgtcactgaacatTAATCggtgttttgaaatacgttcctTTTCACGTtacattaatttgtaattattgttaaaatacaaaattatatcaaatataaaccttgcagtATACCTTGCATATAacctttacaaaattatatcaaataattatatttggtataattttattataagtattaactTTATTCATAATGATTTATAGTAATTCAAAAGTTCTCTTAAATTCGAActcaaaatgaataaatatctcTACAAATCACAAACAGAAACtggtaaataaatttcaatgtagAAAGTTTTTGAATTTAAGATAATCTATTAATACCTTGTATCCAGAgctgataaataaattagaagaaaaaaatattattttcatttttcacaGTCTCAATTTATGTTATGAATTTTGACAATTTGATATGATGTTGACCGATGTCAATTCCTTAGATTCCACATGGTAAAATGGAACAATAAAAAATTCTAATTCTGCCACTAGTAAAGTGCGTTTAGATATGTTACTTGGGTAAGGTATGATTTTCAAGTAACGTCgtaaaaaaagttgttttaaattgataaaaaaactataaaaaatgagTGATAAGgcagaaacaaataaaaaggcGCCTATGACTGATGAAGAAAGGCTCGCTCTTTGTCAGAAATTGGATGAAGAGCTcgatgattttataaatagtttggaAAAGAAAAGGTATACTGATGGCTGGCCCGAAGATCGCTGGgaggtaaattatttttctttatcaatTCTCGCAAATTATATAGCTCTGGCGCTTATATAGCTTCAATTCTATTTACTTCCATGGTTATTGGTCAGAACTATTTTTagagtaaaaaatacaaactcatTTACCCATACCCTGGGTTATTTGTACTTTAGATTTGGTTTATAGCTTTCAGTCATAAAAGTATGTGTTTGatgttaaaataactaatattgcCATTATTCTGcagtaatattatgaatttaaaatatgatttacagTTACTTTAATGTTAGTATGGCAGTGCGTTAACGAtagaatattatgtatatcattatttcaaattataatagctTTCAAAACtgaacttcaaaattagaaccaTCATAGactgcatttttttatgatactaCACCTATATGAGATAAATATCATTGGTATCTCTTcgaagtatattatatacttaaaaatagtactttaaattttttaggAAGAAATGGATAAACATCCATTCTTCATGAAGTCGGTTCCCAAGGATGGTGAACTGTCTCCTCTGGCAGAAGGCTTGGCCAAGCTCAAATATGATCCCGAAGAGAACACACCACTAGAACTAGCAAACAACTACAAAGAAGATggaaatttcaatttcaagCACAAAAACTACAGACTTGCTTTATTAGGGTAAGTTTAGCTAAATTAGTTCGgcaaattattaatgttaaaagtaatattaaactaaGTTGAACCtcaaaaaaatcattatcaatGTTCAATCTTCACAGGAATATCTATGGCACTTATCCTGATGGTAAGGTTTTACCAAAAAGTATCTATAaatgcaacaaaaaaaatataatatcacgtcggaatattgtataatattttaaatatttggtttccatttttatataaataattattttttattttactgtccTTACCACAGATTATCATGAaagtttattaatgatatattaactaggaaaatattatatagttttattatttataaaaatattatatacatagagtTGCATAttctgaatttattatttaatgatgcGAATTAATATCCGTTGACATGAAAATTATCGACTCTTTGATGCTAACATgtgtaatttgtttaaattgtaaacTAGATTAAGACATATTTGTTataccatttattattattagtcctCTTAATAGTGGTGCGTATTAAAGAACAATTTATAGCAAAActatgtgtattttaaaaagtaacaaagaGGTTTATCACTATATTTCCCCTATTGTGTTGTGTTCTGTTTCCTCTAATctttagatataaatttaaaattttcatatatttccaGATATACAGAAGGTATAAAAGTAAGATGTGACGATGCTGACGTAAATGCAAGTTTGTATAACAATAGAGCAGCCGCACATTGGTATTTGAAGAATTACAGATCAGCTTTATTCGATAGTGAGAAAGCCTTGACATTTGATCCTAAACATAACAAAGCACGGTTACGAGCCGCAAAATCAGCATTCGAAGCCAAAAAATACGACACGTGTATAGATCACTGTCAGAAACTCTTAGAAAGCAAAAACGATAAGGAAGTCATTGACCTTCTCAATAAGGCTAAGAAAAGTAAATTGATTCAAGAGCGGGATGAGAGGAAAAAAGGTCGATCTGATGCTAAGAAAAACGAGGATAAAGATATACTCATTAAGACTATTATTCAAAGAGGTATTAAGATATCAAAATGTGACGACGAGGATGATATTGATCTGTCTAAACTGGAACCAACGTTGCCCGGTGCTCATGATGCAATAGTGCATCTAGAAAATGGGGTGCTAATGTGgccaatattgtttttatatccaGAGCACCAAATGACAGATTTTATAAAGGGTTGCCCGGAAAATGCACCGCTAATCAACCAATTGGAACAGGTGTTCCCGGCACCGTGGGATACTGAAgataaatacaaatgtaataatgttAATGTGTATTATGAGGGCTACGATAAAATGCCGCATATTGTCGACCCAAAGAAGAATCTAGGTGACATTTTAGTGTCGAAGTATTTTGAACTGAAAGGTGGTACGGCAGCGTTTTTCATTTTGCCCCGAGGTAGTGTTATAGAAAGGAATTATATCGAATGCCATATTTGATAAccgtttttatattaacataagtgtaatgaattattagatatataaaagttatttagacTGAAAGGGCCTTTCTTTACTTTGACATTAAACTATTGTCTAGTGTAAGTCGATACAACATGTATGCAAATTCTCGTGAAGTTATatcataagaataataatatattttgttaatcaaagtgtttgtttcatttaacattatgatatatttatataattgttagaaatgattaaatattaaaaatcgtgAAATTgcgataaaaagttattaagtcATCATGCATGGGATATACATGGATTTACAATTGCTAGGTTGATATTATCTAatgatattttgacattatctttgatttgatattctaaaataattattagtttctatattttgctatatttcaaagatattcAAACATTGACTCAGCGAATAGCCTtgacaaaaatacattaaataatactattccTCCTCAGGTTAGGAGTTacaagggttttttttttaaataaaggtagAAAATACAATCTTGACAATATCTTTAATATCTCTTACAAATGTACTCTACACCTAATTGTCCGCATCCTCTTCATTCATATCGTAGTTTTGATGTGGATAGAAGGGACCGGGGGGGTCAAAAGCGCCTTTTTCTTCCACTATCGAGGGATACGGGTGGTGGGGCACAGCGCCCATCCATTGCGGATACCAATATAGTCCCTGTTAATTACACTTAACAATTAATActcaattttcaatattattgatataccACATATATTTTACTACCACGTATGACGGAGCAAGTttgtattgttgcgttccggattgggagtcgagatggcctagtggttaaacgtacatcataaccgatgattgagggatCAAATACAGGAAAAAATCGCGAGGAAACCACATGGAAGACACATGTAGTgtcttatttaattgaaattgtgTCAGATGTGAATCCACCTTTATTGGAgtatcgtggtggaatatgctgcTAAACTTCTCCTCTGAGGcagaggaggctttagtccaGCTGTGAGACATTTTGCAGGCTGTACatgttgttccggtttgatgggtgaaaAGCCTCAACTACAGGCTCAATAGATATAACATCTCAATTGTGTAAGTGGGTGGCGTATGGTGGTGGTGGCTTACATCTATGGGCGGTTGTAATCACTTATCTATATATGACCTATTTGCCAGTCCGGCAGACTTaagcctataccataaaataaaaacgaaaattaaaaaaaagtggcTTTTAACATGACTAGTACATCAAATGTACTATCTTaggtttatataaaagttattaggtATCAATAAATTCTTAGGTCGCTCGTAACGCTGATGATCCTGCGTCCCGGATTATAACAGGGAGGGGttaaaaataacctttatttGAACACACATTTGTTCTATGCACTATCAATTTAGTAATCGGGTTTtcactgaaaaatatataaatatataataatattataaacgtgaaaataactgtctgtctgtcgttctttcacgaccaaaccaaagaaccgaatttgataaaatttggtatgaagcaaataaaaaactccaaggaagggcataggctacttttttgccaaacaccTGACAACTAGGGTTGTAACGAAGGCCTTTTCACCGGAGGCGGAGGCGGATGCGGAGGCGAAGTTCAATAATGATGtagaaaaaatagtaatttaggGTTTTTTAAAGTCTTTGTTTCAAATACTTACATTTAAGTAAACATATAATAACTTACCAGATACATTATATGGTTAATTTTGATTACTAGaaggtaatgtaataaatattactttctaGTAATCAAAATTTAGGAgaggtaaattatatttaacaaacaataattttgcaCCATCTAAACGATTTCTAAGAGGATCATAAATTAAGCCAGCTGAACTAAATAGTTGTTCACTTGGCACTGAACTTGGCGGCGCCGATAAGTATGCGCGATCGATGGGAGAAaaagctttatatttattgttatttttccaCCACAATAATGGATCATCGtctaattctaatttttttcattatttctctATGATTTCTACGTAAATAAACCTCCGTTAATCCGTCCGTCCGCAAATTTTGTacggaggcggaggcggaggcgAAGGTACAATTTTTTGCGTAACTTCGACTActagtaatttataaagatttttttttcttctatataCTAACcaatttttagtttaaatgtaAACAGCGCATCTCACCTTGTTCCCGCCTCCGGCGTTGCACGTGAATCTCTGGTCGTGTAGTTCAACTTGATCTAAGTAGCTCTTACCCGCTATAGAACCGTAATTAGGCGGGTACATGAATAGACAGCCATCGagaatatctatataaaaacgTAAATGCTAATTGTAATTAAACGAAATTTCATCACCAAACGATTAGCTTACTAacctaactaatattattattatttattcggtttaatttatgttatattaaggAATACTGCAGTTCCTAAATCCATAGACCGGAAGCGTTGAAGTCTGTAATGTCATTCGatgataaatatcataataagtGAAAAcgaaaaattctattttttttacaaaatcacatacactattctgatcccaatgtaagcagctaaagtacttgtgttatggaaaattagaagtaacgacggtatcacaaacacccaaaacaacatagaaaactaatgaactttctacatcgagtcggccgggaatcgaacctgggacatTAGAGTGGCGTACTTAGTGTACAAACTACTCGACCGAGGTcgtcaattataataatgatatcgaattattttttaatcaagcGTTAGCTGATgcgattgtttaaaaaaaaaagatttaatcatattatatataaaaataatagttagcGAAAGTTCCAAAGCTTACAAGGTACGGTTATATTGTCCTCTTCCTGTTCCTCGGGTTTGGGAGTAGGTTCTATATATGGTGGCACAGGATCGATGCCCGTACCTGGATCGCCCGGGATAAGGAACGGACCTAGAAGAAAAGTTATGATACGTAATAGCCTGTCATTGCATCGTTTTATAAGCTTTGAACgattatttaatgacaaaaatataatgcTATATTATATTGCTAGTTAGTGGTTCATTCATGTCTTaatcatattgtattttttaatctgtatatgtaatagaattggagtgtctgtttaatattacaatatttaaatatccgctttctaataaatctataatatgtatgtatacacggtacataaaccatacattttttacaaataattcttttttctatttttgtctgtctgtttgtcccgGCTTGTCTCTGGAAAGTCAAGAaggattttgatgggactttaactggcaaataactgatgtaataaggagtaactaaggctaaaataacgtttttgttaaatttaaatgcgcACGAAGTTTGCTGGTTTAGCTTAGCTActtattatgtacttatatagtattatattcgTCGTCGCGCCATAATTCGCGCCACATGTTACGCCCGATCTGCCTCGTAATCGTATTGTAGAGCGTGGTGTCATTTTTTATGTAGTTCTTTGTTGCCGCTTCTTTGTGATTTACGCGTTGGTTAtgcatttaaaagaaaataactcGATAATTTCACATGAAGTGGCCCACGTGTTTACGTAAGGAacgtaaacttttatttttttttaagttaaaaaaaaccttGGCTAGGCAAGGCACGCCCTTGCACCTTCCTCCGTAAATCATCCGacaattgcgggttcaaacccagtatCACTGAATTTTATTGCgttcaatttgtgtttaaaattcatctcatgcCCGATTTTCTGCAACAGTTTATCCAGTCCCTATTGGTACTGCTCCAAATGGTGGAAttttcaaaccttctcccccaagggagcggaggccttagccagtggcggcgcaagatcgaatctgaatgtgggcaagatacagtttggCAGTGGCCCACACCGCCCACACCTTACGCCGCCCCTGTCCTTAGCCTAGCAGttggaaatgtacaggctgtcacttttatgaatattgtcctaatgtatatatatgttattgacTGCATCACTTCtaaagattaatataaaataatattaccaacgAATAGTACATTTATTCTCGGATTCTTAGCATTCAGCCTAAGAACTATAGCTATGCCGCCACAGCTAAAGGTAATATAACAAACCTACCGCCATAATGATTGGTGTAGTTCCACTCGCAGACGTGGTGATCGCACACTAGTGGCGTGTGGTCTTCCTTAGTGTAGTACGTGTTACCGTTTGGGGTAGTCTGTTGAGATGATAAATTGTTATTAGGCTTTTAATGATTATGTAAATGATAcaaacttatatgatatgatagaTAAGTAAATATGTTATCTACTTTGGGACATTATTCTTTGTTCCTTTTATCATAATTCACAGACAAACATAAGCCAttgcacaatatttttttattatccgagcagagatggcccagttgttagaatgcgtacatcttaacagatgattgcgggttcaaacccaggcaaagcatcactgaatattcatgtgcttaatttgtgttacatataaaccttcctcgtGAAAAAAacgatctattaaaaaatccgcatcaaaatccgttgcgtaattacaaagatctaagcatgcatagggacagacagcagtaagcgactttgttttacactatgtaatgatgatgagaTGGCTCagcggttagaacacgtgcatcttaaccaatgattacgggttcaaacccaggcaagcaccactgaatattcatgcacataatttgtgtttataatacatctcgtgtttggcggtgaaggaaaacttcccgaggaaacctgcatttgtctaatttcatagaaattctgtcacatatgtattccaccgacccgcattggaacagcaaggTGGAATACGTtgcgaaccttctccttaaagggataggaggccttagcccaactgtaggaaatttataggctgttgttgttgttttatctACAAACTAAACTATCATACCATAACATTTTGAGATCCTCACTAGTAAGAAATCGTAATGGCGGTACCGTAGTCCTTGTATGTTAAAGTCCAGTATGAATGAACCGGATGTGATTATACAGGAAACGGCGGTCAGCGGTGGCAGCTTGTACATCACGAGACCACATTTCACGATTGCTTTTGGAAGAGTGATCACGTCTCTTTCCCTTTGCATTAATTTCTTAAACGGGAACCTTCAAAATAAACGGTGTTATTATTGTAAGTTTACTTTAGAAAGAgataatgttaataatgaaaactaaaattaattataattgatccTTTTGTGAGAATAGCTGCTTGTATGTAACCTGCATCTCTGATTTCGgtagtattcatttattttctaattataaatgtcataaGAGAATTATGAATAAGTTCGTAAGAAATTGTTTTGTCACAAGGAGCGAAAGCTTTGTACAAGATTTCAGGAAAATAACTAAATCATATAGATTGGTTTTTcgaatgatataattaaaaggctTACTTCTTaggttttttactaaatgtaatcattatataattgaatgCCCATGTGGTCTAGTGGTTAGATAGAATCTTAATCGAAAATTTAAGAGTTTAACAGGTATTTATAGTCTCATAATCGATGGTGTAGTAAGGAAGATTaatgtttgatttataattggccacaaatatatttaccaaTTAGCATTGAAAACGTGGTGATATAAGTTCTTTAAGTTCTTAAATAGAAGACCAAGAGGCGGCCGTAGCCTGTTTTTACTTCGTTGCTAGTAGTCGCCCGGGCTATGCTTGAGTTAAAGGGTGTTGGTTGTtacgtgttagacaaaaaagtagcctataacCTTTctaggagttcaagtttgcttcacactaaatttcatctaattggGTTCAGttcagtcgagatggcccagtggttagaacgcgtgcatcttaaccgatgattgcgggttcaaacccaggcaagcaacgctgtttcaagtgcttaatttgtctttataattcatctcgtgctcagcggtgaaggaaaacatgtgtattccaccaacccgcattggaacagcgtgatggaatatgttccaaatcttctcctcaaagggagagggggcctttagcccagcagtgggaatttacaggctgttgttgttgttgggttcagcggttttgtcgtgaaatagcgacagacagagagacagagttactttcacatttataataataataatatagattacctAAATATGCAAATGCCAATATGGCATTCTAAGCCATGTAAGTAATTGTCCGTGGGGAAGGATATGCTCGGATCATCTATAAGGTAGTATTTGTTCTCGTCGTGATAGTGAAGGAATCCTAAGAACACAAACGAGCGGTCTTTGCAATACGGCGCTATACCTCTGCCCATATTGTATATGTCACTGTATAATTCCGAGAAGAATATATAGACGTTCTTTCCGCAGTAAAATTCtgtaaacaaataaagaaatttacaggTAACTGGTAAGATACAATTATAGGTAAGTTTCTGAGGTAAATCTCTATCAAATaactgactttttttttaaagtagaatATGCGACAATTTAAAATGCttaatatgcaaatattttcgTATGTACGTGAATTACTAAgtcatacattattattatattcgtgtaataaaatacagttttttaattgaatacttaGAAAGATATAGTTATGGTCgtttttagaattttattttaatgaatttttctTTAGTTCTTTCAGCCTGATACACATAAGATACATGAAGTTTGGTCGATTTGATCTCATCAGCAGTTTTAAAGTGAATAAGGTGTCTGGTGGATTTTTACGTTTTACATcttaaaaagctttttttttattaaattttatctgatGAACTATGGGTATGGTAATGAAAAAGCTGTTAATATAATCCAtctctatattttaattataaataagggtCAATATCATTGTCGTCTAAAACCGTTGTTGGTAGTTTTTTTAGCCTGTAGTCGACTTTGGTAGTCAAAGGGTATATGCAAATAATAGATAACTATTATATACAGGATTATTGGTAATTCAACGTATTCCCTTTTGCAGGCAAGACATTTTTTAAAGcagaagaaaaatatacattttaattgatgaaaaaaaaacacttttgcaCTATGCATAttggggttaaaattattgcaaataccTAGTCATTCCTATCACCTTttaacgggaatacgtcgaattaccaataatccTGTAAAATACCTTAACTTGTACCAGTACCTTGACTAATATAAAATTCCATAGGAACTGGTCCGCCTGTGTAGGTAGCCTTTCGTTCGGCCGCTATAGAGTTGTGATTTTCATACATAGTCAGCATGTTGTCTATGACATCGTCCAGTGTTATGAGAAGAACCTGTGTTTTATATAACCATAAAGATTTCGGGTAAACGGTAATTTataagttagttttttttttaaatcagtggTGTCTATGGCCACTagtgaaaaagttttttttttttaattttcacttaCTTTTAATTCCTGTATGTGTAGTTTAATGAAGCGGCCCAAGTGATCGGTTGCTATGTGGACCCTTTCGTTAATTAAATACTGAAATTTAAGAACACAAAATGTCTGAATACAATTAAACTagagattataattatatgagcGACACCcctttttttgtggctttttttTGTGCTCAAaatgcacagattatttcgccaaaagcgacacattaaaaaagatatttcgTGTCTCACATACATTTGTCATCGTCatcgattcgatttttaaaagttCGATTTTTGATCGGTATGATCTATTTGAGGTTATAGAATGGTCATAACAAAATTTCAAATAGTCGTAAGAAATGATACAAAAcgcataacattaaaaaaacataaataaaaagcttAACATTCAGCAAGCAGATGTTTTAAAAAACTCCTTTTTGTATTGGCGAGGTGGTAATCTAAATAAGTTGTGCGAAACTTTCTTACTAACAGAGTTACTACTTTTTA contains:
- the LOC124540193 gene encoding uncharacterized protein LOC124540193 — protein: MDGSTHARVLFAICIGMLQITSPYNIRNHPCCLEPNENLTLAMIIDAFEIYGHDPTDKLDNLWLYQNEMLRIKTAEDQYLINERVHIATDHLGRFIKLHIQELKVLLITLDDVIDNMLTMYENHNSIAAERKATYTGGPVPMEFYISQEFYCGKNVYIFFSELYSDIYNMGRGIAPYCKDRSFVFLGFLHYHDENKYYLIDDPSISFPTDNYLHGLECHIGICIFRFPFKKLMQRERDVITLPKAIVKCGLVMYKLPPLTAVSCIITSGSFILDFNIQGLRYRHYDFLLTTPNGNTYYTKEDHTPLVCDHHVCEWNYTNHYGGPFLIPGDPGTGIDPVPPYIEPTPKPEEQEEDNITVPYILDGCLFMYPPNYGSIAGKSYLDQVELHDQRFTCNAGGGNKGLYWYPQWMGAVPHHPYPSIVEEKGAFDPPGPFYPHQNYDMNEEDADN
- the LOC124540026 gene encoding DNA polymerase interacting tetratricopeptide repeat-containing, protein of 47 kDa, producing the protein MSDKAETNKKAPMTDEERLALCQKLDEELDDFINSLEKKRYTDGWPEDRWEEEMDKHPFFMKSVPKDGELSPLAEGLAKLKYDPEENTPLELANNYKEDGNFNFKHKNYRLALLGYTEGIKVRCDDADVNASLYNNRAAAHWYLKNYRSALFDSEKALTFDPKHNKARLRAAKSAFEAKKYDTCIDHCQKLLESKNDKEVIDLLNKAKKSKLIQERDERKKGRSDAKKNEDKDILIKTIIQRGIKISKCDDEDDIDLSKLEPTLPGAHDAIVHLENGVLMWPILFLYPEHQMTDFIKGCPENAPLINQLEQVFPAPWDTEDKYKCNNVNVYYEGYDKMPHIVDPKKNLGDILVSKYFELKGGTAAFFILPRGSVIERNYIECHI